The Brassica oleracea var. oleracea cultivar TO1000 chromosome C6, BOL, whole genome shotgun sequence genomic interval GACAAGACTTGCTGACAAAAGAAGACATAATCCAAAAAAATAAACTTTACATCTAAGTTGCTGAAGAACTATCTCTCATTCATGTAAACCAAAAATGGCTCAGATTAGCTGATTTTACTTCTCTTTTCTCATTTTGGCCCAAGTAATCTCTCTGATTGTGGGAGAGACATTTCATGAAAAAGAAGACATAATCCAAATTGGTCTCCGAGTCTTAACAAGCTCCAAACGTTTTACAGAAGCAATAATCTAACCAACAAGTTTGTGCAACCAGCAAGAAGAAACAAAAGATAGTATTTGGGATTCAAATCCTGGTTTGTTGCACGGCCAACTGAAAGTTTACTCGACTTCAGCAAAGTAACCGGAGTTAGCACCCTACACATAACAACAGCCTCTTTGATGGCAGATAGCATAGATTCTTTTGATTTCTATTAGTTTGAAGACGTTACCTAAACACTTTGTCAGCACCAATTTCGCCAATCTCAATGTTTTTGCTTGAGATTTCTCCCTCGAAACTGTGAAAAAAGTCACAGCCAAGAAAGAAAGACACAAACGGATGTTAGGATTGTAGAGAAAAATTCTGAACTAGAGTATAGTAATATATATATAAATAGAGTTTGGTAAAATGTCTCACCCTTCCTTCAATGTCAATATCGCAGTGTGAATGGCGTCATCAAGTTCCATGTCTTCAGTGTACCTAAAGAGAGACTCATGATGTCATGACATGCTTCCAAGAACAGATACTCTATTATTAAATCACACACAGGTAAAAGCTGATCACCTCTTCTCAAGAAATGTCTTAGCATCCGAAATAAGAGCCAGACGGATCCACCCAAGTGAAAAACGAAATTGTGAATAAGATGTTTTTAAAGACGAGCACTAATGGAGTAATGGGTTATACATCTTTAATGTTGTACATACATACCTGATACAACTGTGGACCCTTGTCATAGTACCCAGCCACTAGTAAAGAAACTCCAAACGGCCTCACACCACCATTACAAAAGGACAAGGAAACAAAAAACAGAAGCAAGATTCAGTAGTCTAGTTTATGCTTACTGTTTTGCTTTAGCATTCTTCTTAACCCTGTTGAGAGTAGTATAGGAGGAAGTAACCATATAGATCTCCAAATGTATTTACCCTGATTGAGTGAACTGAACTCTTGCATCACAGTAGCTGTTTCCCTTACAAGTTGCGTAACTGGAATAGGTTCCTGCAACAGTTCACTCAAACTCAACCTTCTTCTCTACCTCATCCACCTCGTACAAAACCACCCTCGGCTCTTTCCACACAACCTTGAAGGCCTCTCTCCGAATCAACCCGTGTCTGCATAAACAATCAACTCTAACCTTCACTTCAAACCCTGCACGAAACAATCCTTCTTTAAGAATCTCATCTTTAATCACTTCACGGCATTTCAACGACTTGATCAACTCCAAACATCTTGAAAGCTCTCCCAACTCTAAACCAAGAACCCTCGGCTCTCTGAAAATCTCTTTCTTGATCTCCTCTTTACTAAACCCGATCCTTATAAACTCATCGAGTAACGGCTTAAGCTTAGAGTCAATACTAATCCCTAAGATCTCGGGGAAAACGTGAAAGAACCTCTCAACGTTAGGAACATCGATTCCAATCAAAAACTCAACCTTTCTGTGGATTTCAACCTCGTTCAGTGCAAGAACGTTAGGGAAGGCTTCAAGAACTTTACTTACAGTACTATCGCAAAAGCCTAAACCTTTAAGGACGTTAGTGCATTCGTGAAACTTATCTGGGTTGATTCCGAATCTACTCGAGTGTTCGAGGACGGTTTTGATTGCTGAAGAGGAGATGGTCCCCGAGAGAGGAAGTTTCCATTTTCTAAGGAAGTTTGGTCGGAGGACGTTGGGGCAGTCGTTGATCAAGGAGACGAGTTGTTTCTGAGGGAGTTTGAGGGATAGTAAGATGGAGAGAGAAGCTTCGGTTTCGGATAGATCTGAGTTTGAGAGGAAGGTGTTTCGTGAGAGGAAGTGTCGGAGAGATGAGGGAGGGAAACCGTGACGTTGGAGGAGGTTCGCGAGTGAGGTTTGCTTCCTGTAGTTCGATTGGGAAGTGGGGTTTGAGGATAGTGATCGGTTCTGGTTGAGTGGAGATGGTTTGTAGCGACGGAGATTGGTGAAAGGTTTGAGCTTTGAGGCCATTCTGAAAATTTACAGAGGAGGAAAGGAAGAGAGGACGATGTCGTGTAAGAAAAATTAAGGTTATTATAATTGGACTTATACCCTCAAAGTGTTAATCTTATTTTTAAGAAAGGCTCTTACTTTCAATTTTGATATTTTGCCCTTTTCTTCTTTAGGCTTTGTCGTTTCTCTTGATTGTGTGACTGACTAAGAAAGAATTGGTTAAGGATAATTTTTATTTGGTTCATTGTATAATCATAGTTACCACAAACTTCAAAGATAGTGATTGGAAGGTGTTAACATTCATATTGAGAGTATTATTACTCACCAGCCACCACAATGATTAATCCCTTCCAGAAAATAAGATAATCAGAAGGAACAACAGAATGTCCAAATTGCCTCATGAAGTATGTCAGTCTAATTGAAACCAATAATTCAAACAAACAGTATCCACCGGTATGAATTCCAAAACCTATAAACTTAGCCTGAACATATACCATCCTGAAAGAACTATAGTCTATTATTCTCCTGTTTTATTCCAATAATAATTAATTGTAAAGAAACGGTAAAAAAAAAAGTTTGATCTAATATTGTAGATTACATACTAACTATTTTGAATGGTGGTCAAACTTTCTGGCACTGTAGAGTAATATCTCGGGTTCCTCTAACCTTAAAAGATCCGTGGGAACGGATAATGGCTGGTGGTCTTTCTGATTTTGTAGCTTAATTATTTCACTTGAATGTGTATATATAATTTATATTGTTAATCTGATTGATAGATGTATGTTATGTTTCAATAAATATTTACAACTTCCCAACAATCTTGAGAAATTTACACCAAAAAAAAAAAAAAAAGTCTTGAGAAAATATTTATGTTTTACCTTAGAATAAAAGTTGTAATCACTAAACTAGTGTGATATCATATTTTGTTTACAAATATTGCACTATTTGAAAGAAAAAAAAGCTGACGTTGGTAACACACATACCTCATGATAATACTATAATATACGTACAGAAGTTACGTCCTTTTTGTCTTCTTCTTCTTCTATATCATATATGCTCAATTTGGTAAAATTTGAAATGAATTTGTTGGAAGAAAAAGACAAAAGAAAATGCATGCGCTTTTCTCTCGCAGGTTCGTCGTCGTCGTTGGCTCCTCTACTTCGCAGCTAACTAAATCTCTAATGAAGAAGAAGAAGCTCGCTTTTTCTCACTCGAGCCAGAGCCGCCATCTTCCTTCTTCATCTTTTGTAACCCGCTTTGTTCCGTCTCATGTATTACGGTCGGAGGAAATCAATGGGTTCTTTGCCAACACGTTGAGAAACACCCATCTGAAGCTGAAACCTGGAAGTCTGTTGGAAGCTAGAGCTGGGTTCTTCGATCCTCAGCTTCCTCCTAAGCCTTGGGTTTTCACTGGCTTTCAAAAACGTGGATGGTATTGTTTCTTATTTACTCTACATTTCTTATACAAACTGAGCTTGGATATGATTTTCTATTTAGTACTAATCTACCTTTCTTTTGTTTTCTGGGAGAAACTTGTCTTTGAGTTTAAAACAAAAAAAAAAACTCGTCTTTGAATTTGTAAAGTTTCTAGCTTTATTTAGCGTTTAAGGCATATGATTTATGTGGTTAATTTCACTCTTTTTTTGGCTTTCCAAAATCAATAATGCTTTTGTATATATGTGAGGAATCAGAAAAAGAACAATGAGAAATCAATAGACTTTTTTTTTTACCATTTCTGTGTAGTTCTTGATTTTGAGTAGCAGCAGAAAGCTCTTTTAATGCTTTTCCATTTATAGAGCATAGACTAGGAGCTAGTCCCATTTTGATTTTTGTTAAAGGAGTAGGCTTTTCACTTGTGCTCCATGATATTCACTCTTTTTTTTTTTGGGTTTCCTCTGGCAGGAAGTCTTGGTTTAATGGAGCTAATGGTGTTGTTTTCGGATTGATAATAGCTAATGCTGCTGTATTTACTATGTGGAAGGTTTACGACCGGAAATGGATGATCAAAAATTTTGTGGTCAGACCAACAACGTCCAAAGCTCTAATCTTTTATCTTTTATTTGATGTTCAGCTCTTGTCTTTTGATCTTTGTGTAGTTAACTTAAACATGATGTTTCGGCAGCTATCATCGTACACCTTTATGACTGGACGTATACACACGCTGATAACTTCGGGTTTTAGTAATGTTGGAACCAGTCAACTCATCATGAACATGATTGGACTCTACTACTTTGGGACCAGAGTATGACCTCTTTCCTTAACGTTTAAATTTTCCAGAGTGAAATGTTTCCTTGAATGAATGAATATTTATAAACCCATTGTTGTTAGATCGCAAGAACCTTGGGACCGGCCTACCTTTTGAAGCTGTACTTTGCGGGATCACTTGTTGGCTCTCTTCTCTTCTTAAGTGCTCATGCTGTAATGGCAATACTCAAGGTATATCTATCAACCAGAATAGTTTCCTTGCTCTCACATCATGAAAGGTCCACAGATGAGTAGTTTTTCACATTATTAGTATTTAAGTTTCTATATTGGTTGTTCAATCATACAGAGCCAAGGAGTTTCCTACAAGGATCAATCAACACCCATTGGAATGCTGGTATGTTTCTTTTATTCTTCCAGTTAAATGAACTTGTCAGAGCATGTTTTGGAGACAGAGAGAGAGACGCAGTGGTTCTTCTTTGGAATCTTGAAAGGTAAAACTCTTTCTAACTTGTGTGGCAGGGTCCAGAGGGATCTCTATATGCCATTGCACTGCTGGATATGTGCCTCTACCCCAAAGTTACTACATACTTTGCGTTTATTTGCCGAGTAACCGTAATGCTTGTAAGGAGGACTATTTACATACTCATCATAATGAGAGTGAAACTCTTTGCTAATTACTCTCACTCTTTAATATTTCAGGTAATCTTATCCGTCGAAAACAAGTTTTTGAAGGTGTTAGATGTGGGTATCTGACAATCTAATCTAACATCTGTTTGGAAACAATCTGAATATCTCTTAAACTGGACTAACTTCTTTGAAATTAAAAAAAAAAAACTTCTTTGAAATTTGCAGGGGGGAACAGAAGAGTATCACCGTGGGTATGATTCACGCTGTAGGAGGAGCTATGGTTGCAGCCATTGCGTGGAGACGTATTAAGAAAGGTCGATTCAACTATTGATTGGTTTCATTGCTGGTCCATCTATGAGTCCTTGGATTTGCTGCAAAAGACTCGGTTGATATGATCATAACAGTGGTTTTTTTTTTGACTTTGTGAGTCACAATGAAATTTTATTACTATTGACTTCTTTTGGACAACGAAATTAATTAGGGTAGTTTGTGTTTTGTCTTGTCTTTAATCCAAGTTCCATGGCAATCATTTTTCTCTCTTCTTTTGATGTCAATCAAGAAGAACTTAAAGAGCAACTTTATCCTGAAACCCCATTCTTACTTTTTTTTTCCTAATTTATTAAAAAAAAATTAAAATCAAACTAATTGTGGGCTACCACGGGTCAGTGAGATTCGCGAACAGTTCAAGAAGCGTTCCTTATTTCACGATTTTTGACAACACGAGGAATCATGCATTCCCTAACGTTCCTAAAAAAAATTACCATTCACAAGGAATAATAATTTCCTCTCATTCCCTTTCATTCCTTTTTTTGTAGAGAATTAAAGAACAAAATTATTTCTTGTCAAATTTGATAAGGAATAACCATTCATTTTCATTCCTGGTATTTTATTCCCGTATATTCCTTTTTTATTCGTTCCTCTTGTTTCCGACGTTTTTTGCTTTTTCAATGGGGCCCAGACCCATTTTTTGTTAAAAATTATTCCTAAAGACCATGGATAAAGATGCCCAGGAAACGAACAATGAATATAGTTTGCACTTGGACTCTTAAACTCTTCCTCTGTAGCTAGAGGCCAACTCTGTTTCTTAAGATTGAACGAAAGTTTGGTAGTTCGCTCAAGAAAATGTTTGCACTAAACTGACATAAAAAGACAAGGATGATAAGAGCATAAATTAGAAAGAGAAATTGCTTCAAAAAGCAAGATATTACTTTTTAAAAATACATTTAATCAAAAATATTCTAATATTTGAGTTTAGGGTTTAGTCTTGTATTTAGTATTTAGTGGTTGAAATCATATAAAACTTTAAATTAATTAAAACTAAAACAAAAAAGTAATATGTGTGAATAACATGGTAAATATCAATCGGGAGTATTTTCTAAATTGTATATACATTCACGACAAAGTTACTGACATTGTAGAGTAACATCTCTGGTTCCTATCACCGCTCGGGGGATCAGCCACTGCGCGGGCACGGATAGTGACTGGCAAAAATACTTGTGAACTTTCTGGTTTTGTAGCTAGCTTTTGTCTGAACTTCATAACCACGTATGGCACAATAAGTTATAAATTTGGATACATTACTTGTTTGCTTATCGTTTCACATAATCTAAATTCAACATCTTAACCCTGTTTGCTTTTATGGCAAAAATACTTGTTTGCTTTTACGCCTGCTACTCATAGCTGGATTAGAGTTTCTAACAGAGGAACTCGTCACAGCTCTCAAAGCCTTCTGCTGAGTTTTAAATGTCTCAAGAAGCTCTTCCGGTTCAGGGAACCGAACCAACGAAACTCGCCTCGAAATCTTCCCAACGATCTTTGATTCGTTCTCACAAGGTATAATCACAGTTGCATCACCTTCTTGAGAAGCAAAGCTAACAAGTTCAACCTCTTTACCAGGAGAATCCTCGAAACGTCCCAAGACTCCATCTTCACCAAGCTTAACCTTAAGCTCCTTCCCTTCAATCTCCGGAACGTGGCTCATAGGGCACTGGATGAGCCAGAGCTCCGTCGATCCCGTCACATCGAAGTCAGCAAGGGGCTGTAAGTTGTTGACTACGAACTCTTCTGGAGGTTTGTAATCCAACGCCATCTCTCTCTCAGAACAGAGTGTTGATCTGTAGCTAGCTTCTTTGACTTGAATGTATATACAATTTATATTTTAATCTGATAGATGCATGTTATGGTTTAATGAATATTTGCAAGTTAGTTTACAATTTCCCTAAACTCTTGAGGATTTTTTTATGTTTACCTTAAAAGTAAAATTGATACTTGTAATTCAAGGTGTAAGTTGTAATCACTAAACTAGTGTGTGATATCACTGTTTTTTCAAAAAAAAAAAATTGAAATATTTTAAAAGATGACTTTGGTAACACATATAACTCATGACAATATAATAATATACAGAGCAGAAGTTACATGCTTCTTTTTCTATCTATGCGTCATTTGGTAAAACTTAAAATTAAACTATTGAAGAAAAAAAACAAAAGAAATGCATACGATTTTGCCTCGGAGGTTCGTTGTCTTTGGCTCTTGTTCTTGGCAGCTAACTAAATCTATAATGATGAAGAAGAAGCCCACTTTTTCTTACACAAGCCATAGCCACCATAACCATTTCCTGAGCCATCTCCTTCCTTCTGGAATCGCATCTTCTTCATCAGAGATTGATGGGTTCTTTGCCAGCACGTTGAGGAGAAACACCCATCTGAAACCCGGAAGTCTCTTGGAGTCTAGAGCTGGGTTCTTCGATCCTCAGCTTCCTCCTAAGCCTTGGGGTTTCACTGGCTTTCAAAAACGTGGATGGTATATTGTTTCTTCCCTATTTATTCTAACATTTCTTACACAACTGAGCTTGGATTCTGAAATGCCAGCGTCTCTTTCTCTATAATCTTCAGACTTCAGGTTTTATATAGTAACTAATGGTATTTATATTTACTAGGTATATATTATACTTTTTTTTTTTGGGCAAAGGTATATATTATACTTTTTTAATTGTTTTCTGAGAGAAACATATGTCTTGAGTACGGAAAGTTCTTGAAAATTTAGGGGTTTAGACATGATTTATGTGGTTAATCTACCTTGTTAATTCCACTACTTTTTTTAGCTTTTCTATTCAATCATGCTTTTGTATGTGTGAGGAATCAGAAAAGGACGATGAGAAATCAGTTGCTTTATTTTTTTATTTTTTTTTTATTTTTTTTACTAAGTCAGTTGCTTTAATTCTTTACCATTTCTGTGTAGTTCTTGATTCGAGTAGAATAAAGCTCTCTTGATGCTTTTCCTTTTATATGAGTAGGCTTTCCATGGTATTCACTTTTTTTCTGGGTTTACTTTGTGTGTTTCCTCTGGCTGGAAGTCTTGGTTCAATGCAGCTAATGGAGTTGTTCTCGGGTTAATTTTAGCTAATGTTGCTGTATTTACCATGTGGAAGAATTCAAACCGGAAATGGATGGCGCGAAATTTTTTGGTCAGGCCAACAATGTTCAAAACTTTTTTTTGATCTTTATTTACCGTTGGACTCTTGTCTTGGATTTTGTTGATAATTTTTTTTTTTGGTAATCATTTTGTTGATAATTGGTATTTAACTATGATGTTTGGGCAGCTATCATCGTACACCTTTATGTCTGGACGAACACACACGCTGATAACTTCGGGGTTCAGTAATGTTGGAACCAGTCAACTCATCGTTAACATGATTGGACTCTACTACTTTCGGACCAGCGTATGACTTCTTCTTTCCTTAACGCTTTAATATTTTAGAGTGAAATGTTTCCTTTTGACCAAAAAAAAAAGAGTGAAATGTTTCCTTGAGTGAAGATGCATTCGATTTTGTGAGAAGTGAATTCATGTGTTTCTTATGAAGTATCTATCTACAACTGTTGGGGACACACGATTTTTGTTTTTGTTTTTGTTTTTGTTTTCTAGATAGATCATATATAGATGACTTGTTTTCCTGTTATTGATTTTCCACTTAATTATTTTTATATCTCCATTTCTTAACCTAATTCTGTTAGATCGCAAGAACTTTGGGACCGGTCTACCTTTTGAAGCTTTACTTTGCTGGATCACTTGCTGGCTCTGTTCTCTTCATAAGTGTGCATGGTGTTTATGGCAATACTCAAGGTATATATATCAACCAGAATAGTTTCCTTGCGCTCAAATCATGCTAGGTCCACAGATAAGTAATTTTTGCACACTGATATTTTTTTTCGAATAATATTTACCCTCTATATTGGTTGTTCAATCATACAGAGCTACGGAGTTTCATTCAAGGATCAATCAAAACTAAACCTTTTATTTCTGGTAAGTTTCTTATACATCCACAGAGAGAGACTTAGAGGTTGTTGTTTCGAATCAACAAATGCCGATGAGGTAATCTCTTCTCAACTTGTCTGCAGGGTGCTGAGGGACCTGTATATGCCATTACACTACTTGATATCTTCCTCTACCCTAAAGTTACTACATACTTTGCGTTTATTTTCCGGGTACCCGTAATGATTGTAAGGAACTCTTTTCAATACTCATCATAATGAGAGTGAAAACTCATCTCTACTAATTACTCTTACTCTTCAATTCTCAGGGAATCGTAGGCCTAGGACAGGACCTTTTAAAGGTGCTAGAGGTGTGTTTCTGATAATCTAATCTACATTTGCTTGGAAACAATATGACTAAGAGTATCTCTTAGAGCACCCGCAATGGTGATATCCAAGGAAGAGTCTTTAGAAAAAGTGTATTTTGATTTTTTAAGTATTATTTTTTTTTTCCTTTTCAAAAAAAAAATATATATATATATCAACCAATCGCGGGTCGCCATGTGTCGTGGGGACCCGTAAATAGTGCAATGATTCACTAAGAAAAAGTCCTTATTTAAGAATTTTAAAGATTGAATCATTAGCTTTTAGTGAGGTCCACTGATTATTTAATTTTTTTTTTTTAAGGACTCCCACTTAAGGATTCCCGTTGCGGATGCTCTTAGTCTGGATCAACTTCTTGGAAATTGCAGGGGAAGAAGAGTCTCACCATGGCTTCGATTAACATGGGAGGAGGAGCTATGGTTGCAGCCATTGCATGGAGGCAGATTAGGAAAGGTCGACTCTGCTACTGATTGGTTTCATTACTGGTCCATGAACTGGTCAATGAAGGATTTTCTGTAAATGATTCAATTCCCTAAACTATATTTGCGAAGTGATTTTACCACATGTTTTCTTTACAATCAATTTCACAAAACAAATATGACGTGGCTACCGAAATTGATGATATGGCTTCCGGAAAAATATGACATGGATAATTTCATTTAATATTGATTTATATATTTTTTTTATTTTTTTTAATATTGATTTATATTTTTGGTAAACTTATTAGAATATTGTAATAATTCATATGTTACATTTAATACTGATATTTTTTTTGGTAATTTTTTTTAAATATGGCAATAGCTCATACATCATCTATAAAATAAATATATTTATATATAACATTTTAAATTTTGAAATATTATTATTTTGTATAATTTTACAATTGTATTACTAAAGCTTTCAAAAATTTCTACAATTTTTAAAAAATTTAAATATCTAATCGTAAGATCATTAATTTCTTATATATGTACAAATATTATAAATATTGTTTAGGCTAGACTTTTGATAATTATACAATTTTATATCATTTTTATTATTTTTATACAAATTAATTTAATATATATCAAATCAATATTAAATATTAATAAGAAAATAGTAAAATCTATAATATTTAATAAAATTTATTTTTAAATATAAATTACATTTAAAATTTTTTTACTATGCACGGAAGAAAATACATAGTTAATAAGATAATAGCAGTGGTTATGTTTAACATTGTGAGACAATTATTATTACCATTGACATTTCGGACAATGACATTACATTTGGCTAATAGCCCAAGTCCAATCGATGTCAATCAAGAAGATCTTATTGAACAAACAAGTTGTTCGAGTAAACTGACACAAAAAAAGACAATGATGATAAAGAGCATACAAAAATTTTAATATCAAAATCACATATTTTTTTTAACTCTCAATCTTCGTAATACATAGTTTTACATTTGTTTTGTACAACAAACTTATTGTTATATTTATTTTCTAAAGAAATCGTTTATGTATTTCATTTTTGCTCAATCATTTTATGTTTATGTCAATAAATATTATAACGATATTCTGAACCCATGAGTGTGTAAACTAATTATAGATTCATTGCAGTAAAGTTCATAAAAGAAGCAAAAAAAAAAACAGAAAATTTAATGTGCAATTAATATGGTAGACATCATCAGAGTGTCGCTAATTACTCACTGGACAGAGTACTTAACGCTTGAGGAAAATAAAATTACTCGTTGGATTAAACAGCAAACGCGAAAAAGCTCCGTTCGTCACGTTTGCGGTTGCCATCGTTAAGAACCCAAAACAGAGAAAGCACCTTTTATCCTCTGTATCGCCGTAAGAAGTAAAGAATCATTTGCATTTTCGGTTTTCCCGACTTCAATTTTATAACCTCCTTTTAGAATTTTCCCGCACTTTCCCAACCCAAAGGAAGAATCTTTTCTTTCTTTTCCCAGGAAACAATGAGGTGGGAGAGGGTCCGACGACAAAACCAGCAAGTGGGTCACGGTGATTCTTCTTCAGGGCCAGGGAAGAGGTGGGGACACACTTGTAACGCCGTTAAAGGAGGCAGATTTGTCTACGTTTTCGGTGGATTCGGTAGAGACGATTGCTTGACGAATCAAGTTCATGTCTTTGACGCTGGTGAGTGTTCTTGAAGTTACATCACCTCAGTGGAAAAAGTTGTCGCCTTTTTACTAAATGCAGTTAGTGTGCGTCGATTCTCGTAGTGGGTTTTACAAAAGTATCAGTCTTTGTTTGATCTGTGTAATCTTTTTGTTCGTTCGTGCGGTAGACCCCATTTACTATACACCATTCTCAAAAAGTTATCTTCTTTTGTAGCTAATCTTG includes:
- the LOC106300769 gene encoding proteasome subunit alpha type-2-A-like isoform X2; the protein is MLKQNMAGYYDKGPQLYQTFLEKRYTEDMELDDAIHTAILTLKEGFEGEISSKNIEIGEIGADKVFRVLTPVTLLKSSKLSVGRATNQDLNPKYYLLFLLAGCTNLLVRLLLL
- the LOC106300769 gene encoding uncharacterized protein LOC106300769 isoform X1 translates to MASKLKPFTNLRRYKPSPLNQNRSLSSNPTSQSNYRKQTSLANLLQRHGFPPSSLRHFLSRNTFLSNSDLSETEASLSILLSLKLPQKQLVSLINDCPNVLRPNFLRKWKLPLSGTISSSAIKTVLEHSSRFGINPDKFHECTNVLKGLGFCDSTVSKVLEAFPNVLALNEVEIHRKVEFLIGIDVPNVERFFHVFPEILGISIDSKLKPLLDEFIRIGFSKEEIKKEIFREPRVLGLELGELSRCLELIKSLKCREVIKDEILKEGLFRAGFEVKVRVDCLCRHGLIRREAFKVVWKEPRVVLYEVDEVEKKVEFE
- the LOC106298141 gene encoding rhomboid-like protein 17, chloroplastic; the protein is MHALFSRRFVVVVGSSTSQLTKSLMKKKKLAFSHSSQSRHLPSSSFVTRFVPSHVLRSEEINGFFANTLRNTHLKLKPGSLLEARAGFFDPQLPPKPWVFTGFQKRGWKSWFNGANGVVFGLIIANAALSSYTFMTGRIHTLITSGFSNVGTSQLIMNMIGLYYFGTRIARTLGPAYLLKLYFAGSLVGSLLFLSAHAVMAILKSQGVSYKDQSTPIGMLGPEGSLYAIALLDMCLYPKVTTYFAFICRVTVMLVILSVENKFLKVLDGGTEEYHRGYDSRCRRSYGCSHCVETY
- the LOC106298142 gene encoding mediator-associated protein 2-like, which gives rise to MALDYKPPEEFVVNNLQPLADFDVTGSTELWLIQCPMSHVPEIEGKELKVKLGEDGVLGRFEDSPGKEVELVSFASQEGDATVIIPCENESKIVGKISRRVSLVRFPEPEELLETFKTQQKALRAVTSSSVRNSNPAMSSRRKSKQFRQKLATKPESSQVFLPVTIRARAVADPPSGDRNQRCYSTMSVTLS
- the LOC106299477 gene encoding rhomboid-like protein 16, chloroplastic, whose amino-acid sequence is MVFMAILKSYGVSFKDQSKLNLLFLGAEGPVYAITLLDIFLYPKVTTYFAFIFRVPVMIGIVGLGQDLLKVLEDSHLRIPVADALSLDQLLGNCRGRRVSPWLRLTWEEELWLQPLHGGRLGKVDSATDWFHYWSMNWSMKDFL